A region from the Paraburkholderia youngii genome encodes:
- the trpC gene encoding indole-3-glycerol phosphate synthase TrpC: protein MSDILDRIIAVKREEIRAAEQSVPLEELRLEASSRDLRDFVGAIRAKHTAGLAAVISEVKKASPSKGVLREHFVPADIARSYEKHGAACLSVLTDVQFFQGSVAYLQQARAACQLPVIRKDFIVDPYQVVEARAMGADAILLIAAALETAEMQDLEALAHSLGLAVLVEVHDSDELKEALTLKTPLIGINNRNLRTFETSLDTTLGMLDAIPDDRIVVTESGILSRDDVERMRARNVHTFLVGEAFMRADEPGVELARMFF, encoded by the coding sequence ATGAGCGACATCCTCGACCGCATCATCGCGGTCAAACGCGAAGAAATCCGGGCGGCCGAACAAAGCGTGCCGCTCGAAGAACTGCGGCTCGAAGCGTCGTCGCGCGACCTGCGCGACTTCGTCGGCGCAATCCGCGCCAAGCACACGGCGGGTCTCGCCGCGGTGATCTCCGAAGTGAAGAAGGCAAGCCCGTCGAAGGGCGTGCTGCGCGAGCACTTCGTGCCGGCCGACATCGCGCGTTCGTATGAAAAGCACGGCGCGGCGTGTCTGTCCGTGCTGACCGACGTGCAGTTCTTTCAGGGCAGCGTCGCCTATCTGCAGCAAGCGCGCGCCGCGTGCCAGTTGCCGGTGATCCGCAAGGACTTCATCGTCGATCCGTACCAGGTCGTCGAAGCGCGCGCGATGGGCGCCGACGCGATCCTGCTGATCGCCGCCGCGCTCGAAACCGCCGAGATGCAGGACCTCGAGGCGCTCGCGCATTCGCTCGGTCTCGCGGTGCTCGTCGAAGTGCACGACAGCGATGAACTCAAAGAAGCGCTGACGCTGAAGACGCCGCTGATCGGCATCAACAACCGCAATCTGCGCACCTTCGAGACCTCGCTCGACACGACGCTCGGCATGCTCGACGCGATTCCCGACGACCGCATCGTCGTGACCGAATCGGGCATCCTGTCGCGCGATGACGTCGAGCGCATGCGCGCGCGCAACGTGCATACGTTCCTCGTCGGCGAGGCGTTCATGCGCGCGGACGAGCCGGGCGTGGAGCTTGCGCGGATGTTTTTCTGA